A portion of the Pararge aegeria chromosome 10, ilParAegt1.1, whole genome shotgun sequence genome contains these proteins:
- the LOC120626663 gene encoding S-phase kinase-associated protein 2-like produces the protein MTIFDDNNQEDVLSNINVLPDELLLDIFKCLPLETLLSCENVCKRWNKLAQDPSVWKRIVLIYSGKPGQSEISEKNLDIITSHCEYILCLKIQYVYDYSVIKSLIDQCSNLLSLELVMCRVGKEFEHDILKWPKLRKFSLKNSILLMNNLDLLIRFDKFKELNYIALSEFGLNSDNCNTLLQCSHLSNIFIEKIKDLDLEFIKLLILSRQRLLKTLHIYGGNSVDNTVLQLLSQCPQLKDLAIIRCESLSDEGLISLTSLKKIDHLQIWNNINFSELCLLKTLGSPALLTLKSLSLSRIQNVTPVIVDLISEYYKNLKFLALYQCPRIINTDYERQLKSKFRNIDVVLF, from the coding sequence ATGACTATCTTTGATGACAACAATCAAGAAGACGTATTGAGTAACATCAACGTTTTACCTGATGAATTGTTGTTGGATATTTTCAAATGTCTACCTCTGGAGACATTACTTTCATGTGAAAATGTGTGTAAACGTTGGAACAAGCTGGCTCAAGATCCCTCTGTGTGGAAGCGTATTGTGTTAATATATTCTGGAAAGCCTGGTCAAAGTGAAATAAGTGAGAAAAATCTTGATATTATAACTTCACATTGCGAGTACATCTTGTGTTTAAAGATCCAATATGTTTATGACTATTCAGTTATAAAATCCTTAATAGATCAATGTAGTAATTTATTAAGTCTTGAACTAGTAATGTGTCGCGTTGGTAAAGAATTTGAACATGACATATTAAAATGGCCAAAACTAAGaaaattcagtttaaaaaattccattttactcatgaataatttagatttattaataCGATTTGATAAGTTTAAGGAGTTAAATTATATAGCACTTTCTGAATTTGGTTTAAATTCTGACAATTGTAACACCTTACTGCAGTGTAGTCATttgagtaatatttttattgaaaagattAAAGATTTGGATTTAGAGTTTATAAAGCTATTAATATTGTCAAGGCAGAGATTATTGAAGACCTTGCACATATATGGTGGAAATTCTGTTGACAACACTGTTTTGCAATTGTTATCTCAGTGTCCACAATTAAAGGACTTAGCCATAATAAGATGTGAAAGTTTATCAGACGAAGGTTTAATCTCCTTAACATCTTTGAAAAAAATTGATCATTTACAGATTTGGAATAACATAAATTTTTCTGAATTGTGTCTCCTTAAGACTTTAGGTAGTCCAgcattattaactttaaaaagtttaagtttaTCTAGAATACAAAATGTTACACCAGTTATTGTTGATCTtatatctgaatattataaaaaccttaaattCCTAGCTTTGTATCAGTGCCCTAGAATTATAAATACAGACTATGAAAGACAGCTGAAGTCCAAATTTAGAAATATTGATGTAGTTCTTTtttga